Genomic DNA from Turicibacter faecis:
GAGATGTCCAACAGTATCATTAGGAGATTCTAATGTTTTTGTTACTTTAGTTAAATATGCTGTGGTTTGTAATGGATATTCAATTAATACGTCTTCAAGTGTTTATGACGCTGAATTAGAAGCGACAACGAAAGATTTTGCTAATTCATTATTAATTGAAAAAACGCCAAATAAAATTGGTTATTCAATTATTCGATCTTTATTGAGTAGTAACGGAGATACTTCACGTTCTGCAAAAGGTTGTGATACCTCTACACGATTAGATCAAAATAAAATTGAAACACTAAAAAATCATGGATATGAAATCGTTGGGCGATATTTAACAAATGTAGAAAATGGAACTTTAGATAAAAAGATGACTAAATCAGAAGTTGAGCTTATCTTAAAAAATGGATTATCTATTTTCCCAATCTTTCAAGAATACGGGGCCGCGAATTCTGCCTTTAATCAACAACAAGGATATACCCATGCTCAAAAGGCGGTTCAGGCAGCTTATGACTTATGTATTCCAAGCGGAACAACGATCTATTTTGCGGTAGATTACGATCCACAAGAGGCTGAAATCACCAATTACGTCTATCCTTATTTTAAAGGAATTAACCAATACTTTTCCCAAATTGACTCTCCCTACAATATTGGAGTTTATGGAACACGGAATGTATGTAGACTATTAAGAAAATATGAAAATGCCACATTCAGAATTGATAATCTTTTTGTTTCAGATGCTTCCTATGGATTTAGTGGAAATTTAGGATTTACAATGCCAGAGTTATGGGCATTTGATCAATTCGCAACTGATATCACCATTGGTGAGGGAAATGGAAGAATTAGCATTGATAAGGTAGCTATATCTAGACTTGATAAGGGATTTAATTTATTAAGTAAGCCTACACAAATTGGGCAAGTCTATAATTCATTAATAAAAATTGAAAGGGTTGCGCGTACTTATTTAGAAAATAAGGGTACAAGCGCAACAGCACAAAATATCAATTCATTAACTTTACAGTACTTAAGAAAATTAGGAGGCTACGGTGAAGAGTATACACCAACTCAAATAGCAGATTTTACTGCTACACTTGAAAAAATCAATCTCAAAATCTCTTATGTACAAACAGAAGAAGAAAAATATGAACTTTTAAACAAATTTATTACGCAATATAATCTCAAACGAAGTAGTATGAACACTTTGTTATGGTATTGTACTGCTGGTCCAATTGATGGTGATTTCTGTAAATTAGTTGACAGTGAGCTAACAGACTTAACACTTAATTTTATTGATCCTGTCACTTCTTTAAATTATGACTTCTATCATATGGCAGCAACCGCGCATGGAATAGACTATATGCACCCTCTTCTTTCTTTTATTGAAGAACAAATTAATTTGTTTTCAGGATGGGGAGGAGATTTAACAACCTTTGCAAAAGATGTTTATAACGGAACTGAAGGAAGTAAAGATATAAACTTTTTAAATCAATTTGCAAAATCACATATTTGTAATCCACAATACGATACTTTATTCAGTCTTGAAGATTATATTAGTGACATTGATGCCGTAAACATTGGACTCTTGTTAAAAAGAGATTATTTTTCAGCTTTATTTCAAGAGTATTTTATTACTAATGCCAAAACAAATTGTTTTAAGCGATCAACACTATATATTAAAAATAATTTTTCTGGGGATATTAAGCAATTTTATAACCTCTGCGATGAAATAAATAAAGGAGATGGGATATACTGGGGATTTAGATTTGTGCTAAACGGGCCCTTTCTAGACACAATATATTATGATGCTGCAAACGAAGCCTTTAAAAATTTTGTTACAAATGAGGTAAGTAATAGTCGTTAATTGTTAAAAATAAAAAAAGGAACCTAATAACCTATTTATGGTCTATTAGGTTCCTTTTTCGCTTAATATCTTGGCTCTTTGGTACTATAACACTTATAGAGAAGTACTAGTTCTATAATTTTTTGGGGGGTGAAATTACCTGGATCAAAAATTATATAACCAATACAGTGCGACGTTAATATAAGCACTAATAAAAGTCATAAGTGGAATACCAATGAAGAGTACGAGTAGTGATTTTTTCCATCCAATCCATTTATCGGCGAGATATGATTTGTCTAAAATCCGTTTTATCAACAATATTTCGCAAAAAAATATCGCATACCATACTAATTGAAGTTGGATGAGGAAATAATCTCCGTGAACGTAATCTCCGTTATTGACGACCAACGTCGATGCTAGAAGTCCCCCAATTATCATTATAAAAATTAAAAACAACCAAGCGATTAATTTATCGTTTTTTAAAATTTTAGTAGAACAACACCATCCAGTAATCAATAAGAAAATAACATAAATCGGGTTAGAAATAAAAGCATAACCGTTCCAACCTAAGCTAGCACTTATCTCCTTCATAATGTATACACTGATGTAAAAGATAGATAGCTTACCACACAAAAAAGCATTAACCATCCAAAAAGCAACAGAGAGCGGCTCTCTTTTTCTTACCGATTTTAAATACCGATAAGCTAAATAAATCAAACAAAGACCATATTGAAATACATCTACAAACCAGGTTACGTATAACAGTAATACACCCAGTGCTAAAAAACTAAAATCAGTATCCTTAAAAATAAAATACGCTAACGTGGGAAACAGAATATGTACGATAAGCATAAGTGCTGGAATAGATGCTATGACTGGTAATAGATGATATTTTTCTATAAATTTTAATCGTTGATATTTACTCCTCATATGTTCATCCCCTCCCTTTTTAATAATCATAAGTATAGCACTAAATAAACGAAACTTGAAGGACCGTCCATTAATTATCCAAGCATAATCAACAAAAATCATTCCCATCTGTTGTATTCAAACGGATGGGGATGAAACAACTTTTTACCTTGACCAAAAATTATTCAAGACAATTATAAATAAAAAGCAAGATTCAGTGCACCTTTAGTGTACAGCAAATCTTGCTTTTTTTCGATACGTGTTATAATTACCCACTTACAATTAAAGTATGGATTGCTAGTTTCTATTTTTAAGTTCATTATCAAGTTTTATCTCAAAGAGAGTTTTTATTTAACACTTCCTTAAATAAAAATATTTCAGCAAAAAATGAAATGTTTGCAAATAAAAACATAATTGTCTGATGCAATTCAATACCATAAAAAAATGCATTCAAAAAATGATATATAATAAAAATAAATATTAGATTAATTATACGGGTTTTATTTTTAAATCTTGTTACCGAACACCCCCACCCTATGCTCAATAAAAGAAGACCATAAATAAACTTATTAAAAAAGCATGTATCATACTGAACAGGAAAAATATATCTATTATAATCAGCAGTTATTATAAAAATAATTAATAATATACTAATAAAAACTCTATTAATTAACCTAAAAGTAGGAGATAAGGGAAGTTTCCTCCTTAAAGTGCTAAAATACATATATATTAGATAAGGAAAAAATACAAATAAATTTACCAAATATAAACACCCAATAGTTGGAATCACCAATATAAAAATAAGTAAAGCCGCCTCATGTGATACATCAAAATTTAACACCGAGAAATCAGGTAATAATTGGTATAAGATAAATGTGATTGCTGGAATAGATGCTATGACTGGTAATAGATGATATTTTTCTATAAATTTTAATCGTTGATATTTACTCCTCATATGTTAATCCCTTCCTCCTTTTAATAATCATAAGTATAGCACTGAATAAACGAAACTTGAAGGACCGTCCATTAATTATCCAAGCATAATCAACAAAAATCATTCCCATCTGTTGTATTCAAACAGATGGGGATGAAATAACTTTTTACCTTTGTCAAAAATAATTCCAGAAAATCGTAAATAAAAAGCAAGATTCAGCGTACAGCGAATCTTGCTTTTTTTCGATACGTGTTAATTACCTGCTTATGTCCTATTTATGGTCTATTAGGTTCTTTTTTCGCTTAATATCTTGCTAGCCCGAATAGGATATAAAAACTAATAAAAGTCATAAGCGGAATACAAATGAAGAGTACGAGTAGTGTTTTTTTCCATCCAATCCATTTATCGGCGAGATATGGTTTGTCTAAAATCCGTTTTATCAACAATATTTCGCAAAAAAATATCGCATACCATACTAATTGAAGTTGGATGCAGAAATAATCCATATTAAATGCGACCAACGTCGATGCTAGAAGTCCCCCGATTATCATTATAAAAATTAAAAATAACCAAGCGATTAATTTATCGCTTTTTAAAATTCTAGTAGAACAACACCATCCAGTAATCCATAAGAAAATAACATAAATCGGGTTAGAAATCAACTGATAACCTTCGTTACCTATAGTAATCCTCGTCCCCTCCATAATGTATATACCGATGTAGAGGATAGATAACTTACCACACAAAAAGGCATTAACAATCCAAAAAGCAACAGGTAAAGGTTCTCTTTTTCTGACCGACTTTAAATACCGATACGCTAAATAAATCAAACAAAGACCATATTGACATACATCTACAAACCAGGTTGCGAATACCAACAATACCCCCAGTGCTAAAAACCTAAAAGCAATATACTTAAAAATAAAACCCTCTACTGTAGGAAACAGAATATGTACGATAAGCATAAGTGCTGGAATAGATGCTATGACTGGTAATAGATGATGCCTCTTGATAAACCTCAATCCCTTATTTTTACTCTCCATCCGCCTTTTCTCCCCCTCAACTTTATTCTTTCACCGATTCTACAGGCAAATCTAACTCCTCTAAAAATAAGTTTTCCTCTTCCTCTGATTTAAAAAGATACTGTGGAACAACCGCAATGCCCTGATGATATTGATCATACAAATAATACTTATCGTTAAACTTGATCAGGCGTTAGGCCTCAATCCCGAGGGTTCGCTCCTCATAATAAGCCGTCACTCTTCGTCCCTTGATTTCAACGACCTTATCTTTTAATAATCCAGGATAAGTACGCACCGCCCGTTTAATCCTCCCCTTAATCAAGAACCGTCGCCAACACTTACTCATCCCCTTTACGAGAACGTGCATCTCGATTAATTCATCCATTGTCGTTCGATATTCTAATCTGATCATCCACTCGCACTCCCTATTCCTTTTAATTATTTATATTATAACATTCTTTTCTCTTTTTTATGATTCATCTTTTCCTAACCATCTGCCACGACTTTACAAACATCCCCCCTCCCTCTTCTTAAGATTTAGATTTTTTCTCGTTCAAGACCTCTTCTGTTATGAGTGAAATCTTTCTCTGTTATAGGGGCACACTCTCTCTTTTTCTCATGAGAAATTTGTCACTCCTTAAAAATCTTGTCATATATTAAGATTAGGCAAGTTGATGATGCCTACAAGTTTAAAGAATTTGAGAACTTTGGAGGAGGTTCACACATTTTTTAAACTTTCTAAATGGAGGTAATGCCTCCCATGTTTGGAAACAAGCATGGAGTGAGAGTCGTACTCTTCAACATCCTTTGAATTGCTGGAATCTCCTAAAGCTCATTCAACCACAACGTAAAAGCGAATAGTTTTAAGCGTGAAGGTGACGAAAGTAGAAAAAATGAATGAGATGGCATATGGTTAAATCCTAAGTGTTCGTGCAATGGACGATCAGCAGGTAAGCCTCGAATAGAGGAAACTTCAACGACTATCCCGAGAGGGAGTAGGTCATAAGCGATGGATGACCGAAGTGGAGGATCCCCCTTTTAGATGGGGAATGATATAGTCTGCACTCATATGAAAATATGAGACGTTCTTATGAGAACTGCACGAGCGTAGCGCCCTCGTGTGAACATCATCAAAACGAAATTGTTTTGATTAGGTGTAAATGTGATTTATAATCCTTATAATACAACGGTTCAAACTCCCGGTGTTGCCCAACCTGGTATGATTGGACAACCCACACCAGCATTAGGAGCTTATCCAACAACTCCGGTTCAAGCTGGTTTCCCTATGATGCAACAATCAGTAATGCCTGTGGATACTTATCAACAGGTGATGACTCAACAACCCGTTACTGCCACTACCTATCAGCAAGTAACGACTCAACAACCTGTGGCTTCTGCCCCTTACCAACCAGTAACGACTCAACAACCTGTCGTACCAACAACTTATCCACAAGTTGTCGCTCCTGCACCTATGTGTCAGGCACCTGCGCCTGTCCCTGCTCCTGCACCCGTTTGTAAAGCACAGCCCTATGTGGCTCCAGTCCAACAACCGGTGATGCCTGTAGATGTTCAACCTAAACCAGTTGCTCCAGTGGCACAACCTGTTCAAAAAACAGAACCACAAGTCGCTAGTACCCAAACAACAACAGCTAAACATAAAAAAACAACCTATGTTGAAGCTTACTTAGAACCTGTAGATGCAAAAGTTCCATTAATGCAACCAACCGTTTCAAAACAAGTTGTGGATAAAAAACAATATCCTGTCAGTGATGAATTAGTTTACGTTGATCAACAACCACTCAAAAGTTCAACCCAACAAGATTATAACTTATACTTAATGCAAAATGAGTACTACGCAAATAGTCAAATGGGTTACCAAGCAACTGTTGCTTCACAACCAAGAGCTGACCAAGTAGGAATGACTTGCGAAACTCTTCCGTTAGCAACAACTTATGTTAAATCTCAAACTTATCAAGGATACAACACGCCTGCACAAACGATGCAACAAGGAACAGGATTCAATGAACTTTATTCTCCTTATACCCCTAAAAAAGTTTCGGCACCAGCGGTTTTCATTTTTAAAGGAGGTCAACACTAATGACTAAAGATCAATTATTAACACAAATTTCAGCGATTAGTTTAATCGTGCACGACATTCACCTATTTCTTGATACACATCCCGGTGATGCTAAAGCATTAAAAGACCACAAAAAACTTTCAGAAGAACTTCAAAAGTTAGTCCGAGAATATGAAAAAAAATATGGGCCTCTTATGAACTTTGGTCACCAAACTGTTGACGCAGAAGGCAATTGGATTCAAGGACCTTGGCCTTGGCAAAATAAATAAGGGGGAAAGAAAAACATGTGGATTTATGAAAAAAGACTACAAATGCCAGTCGATATTAAAAAACGCGACCCAAAAATGGCACAAAATATTTTCAGTGCGCTCGGTGGAGCAGACGGAGAATTATCAGCCTCTATGGAATATCTCCAACAACGTTACACCATGCCAACTGATCAATCAATTGCAACATTAACCGACATTGGGACAGAAGAACTTGCACATCTTGAAATGGTATCAGCTTTAATTTACCAGTTAACAGATGGAGCTTCCATAGAAGAATTAAAAAAAGCGGGATTTGATCCAACTTACTCCGTTCACGGAACAGGAATCTTTTTAGCCGATCCAAACGGAGTCCCTTGGAAAGCTAGCTACATTTCAGTCACTTCCGATCCAGTTGCCGATTTAACTGCCAACATGGCAGCCGAACAAAAAGCACGTGCCGGATACGAACACTTACTCGATATCGCAACTGATGAAGATGTACGATCTGTCTTACGCTATCTTCGCGAACGAGAAATCGTCCATTTCCAACGCTTTGGTGAAACATTAATGGATGTTCAAGACCACTTCAGTACCAATCGTTATTTCTTCATGAAAGACGAAGATTAATAATAAAATAAGGGGCTATCTCCGAAGAGACAGCCCCTTTTTCTGATGCGATTTAAAATCACCCTATTAATTATAACGTTTTTCTCATCACGACGTACTCTTTTCCACCCTTTACAAATCGGTTTTCCGTCCTAATCAGCCCAAATTTAGCATAAAATGAACACTTCGTCACTCGGGCATTGCAAAAAATAGCTTTCGCTCCTCGCCCCTTGGCGTAATCCATCGTATATTGTAACAATTCACTCCCATAACCCCTATTTTGAAAGTTTGTCTGTGTACAAAACTTTCGAAACTGCGCCTCATCTCCATCGATAAATAACGAAATGACACTTACAAGACTATCCTCAACAAACAATCCTAAATGAATTCCTTGATCATCATTCGGTAATTGAATATATTCAATCGATTGATCCGGCCACATCACCTCGTGGCGCATCTTCCAAACCTCATCCAATGAAATTCGTCTAATTCTTTTCATGATATCCTCCTGCTGCCATCCCCTATTCTCATAACTTCTTACCGACACACCAGCTGTTTCGCACGTTCAACCGCCTGATCAAAATAACGACACACTTGCTCACGACCAATCTCCCTCACCAATCCAACACGCTTAACCACCTGATAAGGTTTATCGTTAATTTCACTCAAGATAAGGGTTGTGTTCGAACGACGACAAGTATCCTGTAACAACTCCAGTGCATGAACCGCTGTGGCATCAATCACCGGAACATTTCGAAGTCGAATGATTAAAACTTTAGACGGTCCTTGTAAAGATTGAATCGAATCTAAAAACTTATCCGCGGCTCCAAAGAAAAATGGACCATTCACTTCATAAATTAAAATTTCATCGGACAAGACCTCCTTTAACTCTTCATCTAAAAGTTGGCCTTCCTCCTCCTCATCGTGCAACTCAAATCCTTGAACATTCGTCACATCCGTCATCCGTTTCATAAATAAGAACGACGTTAAAACCATTCCCACACTAATCGCAAGCGTCAAATCAAATAATACCGTTAAGAAAAACGTCACAAGTAAAACTGACACATCACTTTTAGGTGCACTTAACAACCTTTTAAACATTCGCCACTCACTCATATTGTAAGAAACCATAATTAACACGGCCGCCAACGTTGCTAATGGAATCATTTTCACTAATGGCATTAAAAATAACAAGATAAATAATAACGTCACCGCATGAACTACCCCTGCAATTGGAGTGCGTCCACCATTTTTTATATTAGCCACCGTTCGAGCAATCGCCCCTGTTGCCGGCATCCCCCCGAACACTCCCGACGCAATATTCGCAACACCTTCAGCGACCAACTCCATATTCGAACGATGCTTACTTCCAATCATTCCATCTGATACAACCGCCGAAAGCAGCGACTCGAGTGAACATAAAAAAGCAATTGTAAACGCCGGGGAAATCAACATCTCAATCTTATTCCACGTCACCTCTGGGAACGAGGGCCTTGGAAAGGTGGATGAAAGATGAGTATACTGTGTTCCAATCGTTGGCACATCTAAATTCAAGAGTGCTACTAGTACCGTCGTCACAACAATCGAAACTAAAGAGGCTGGAATTTTTTTATTTATTCTTGGCCAGATCATTAAAATGATCAATGCAATCAAACCGATAATAAACGGCATCCAATGAATTTGATTGGCCGATGAGAAATAAAGTTTCCACTTATCAATAAATCCCGTCGGAACATTTTCAAGCGTCATCCCAAAAAAGTCCTTAATTTGTGAACTAAAAATCGTCAAGGCAATCCCACTCGTAAACCCGACAGTAATAGGATATGGAATATACTTAATCATACTCCCTAATCGTAACAATCCAAATAATATTAAAATAATTCCAGCTAATATCGTAGTAAGTAGCAATCCTTCTACACCATGACTAGCAACAACCCCATAAACAACTACCATAAATGTAGCGCTTGGTCCCCCGATTTGAACTCGACTTCCACCAAGTAATGAAATGAAAAAACCAGCAATAATCGCGGTATATAATCCTTGCTCAGGTGAAACACCTGATGAAATAGCTAAAGCAATCGATAACGGGAGTGCAATTACTGCAACAATCACTCCCGCTATGGCGTCTTTAACGAACTGCTCTTTTGTGTAAGTTTTCATAACTGATAATAATTTAGGCTTTAACCGCGTTGACACTCTTCATACTCCCTTTCATATGATTCTTAATCAAAAGAAAAAGCCTTCATAATTATATTATGAAGGCTTTTGAATTACTTCCCTTTTGGCATTGACGCTCCAGGTGCTGTTTTTTCAGCACGAACTGGTTTTCCATTAATTAATTTCGAATTTAATTTACGGATAATTGCGTTTGCATGTGCTTTATCAACATTGATGAATGAGAATTTTTTATAAACATCAATATCACCAATCGCACGTGCTGGAATATCTGATTTTTTCGTTAACATTCCAACGAAGTCTTTCGCTTTAACTTTTTGTTTAGAACCAACATTTACGAATAAACGAACTTCGTTTTTACGCATTCCTTTAGACTTCGTATTAGCTGATACCTCTTGAATTGGTGCATAATCTTTTGTTGATTGCCCAATGTTCATACGTAATAATCCAGCTGCTACTTGTTCTAAGCTATATCCTTTTTCTAAAATCGCTGCAATTAACTCGTTTTCTTTTGTGAAGTCTTGTCCCTCAAGGTTAGAAATAACATCTTCAATCACATGATTTGAACGTTTCTCTTGAATTTGTTCTACGGTTGGAATTGGCATCTTAGACATTTTTGTTTTTGTATATTCTTCAATACGACGAATACGGAACATATCTTTTCCGAATACAAATGTAATTGATAATCCCGTCATTCCTGCACGACCTGTACGTCCGATACGGTGTACATAATTTTCTTCATTTAATGGGATATCATAGTTAAAAACAGCTTCAACGTTGCTAACATCAATTCCGCGAGCCGCGATATCTGTTGCAACTAAGATATTAACATTTTTACGACGGAAACTATTCATAACACGGTCACGTTGTGCTTGTTTTAAATCTCCATGTAATCCTTCTGTTACATATCCTTCTTCTTGTAACTTAGAAACTAACTCATCAACTTCACGTTTTGTATTTGTGAAGACAATTGATGATGTTAATCCCATCATGTCGATGCAACGAATCATTGCATGAACACGATCTTGACGACGTACTTCTACGAAGTATTGGTCGATTTTTTTATTTGATAACTCTTCTGAAACTACTTTAACGATTTCAGGAGATTTTTGATAAGTTTTCGCAATGTTCATGATTTCACGAGCCATTGTTGCTGAGAACATAACTGTTTGACGAGATTCCGGTGTTTTTTCTAAAATCTCTTCGATATCATCTTTGAATCCCATGTTTAACATTTCATCGGCTTCATCTAAAACTAACATTTTTAAGTTATCTAACTTTAACGTTCCGCGGCGCATATGGTCCATGACACGACCTGGTGTTCCGACAACGATTTGTACCCCTTTCTTTAAGGCACGAATTTGAGGATCATATGATTGCCCTCCATAGATTGATAAAATGTGTACGTC
This window encodes:
- a CDS encoding glycoside hydrolase domain-containing protein, coding for METKRDERVAEVQQWLNDTYGKYEPSGRFNTIEVNGKTGWPTIYALRRALQIELGITQTSDAFGPTTYRQCPAINQGSEGNLVYIVQGGLWCKGYNPGGFTGYYGNGTYDAVKKLKADMGFPTASGNMNRDIMRGLLDMSAFTLLPGGREEIREIQQKLNYEYYDFYQICPCNGLYDRDMNKMLMYALQKEEGISASDATGAWGPTTIERCPTVSLGDSNVFVTLVKYAVVCNGYSINTSSSVYDAELEATTKDFANSLLIEKTPNKIGYSIIRSLLSSNGDTSRSAKGCDTSTRLDQNKIETLKNHGYEIVGRYLTNVENGTLDKKMTKSEVELILKNGLSIFPIFQEYGAANSAFNQQQGYTHAQKAVQAAYDLCIPSGTTIYFAVDYDPQEAEITNYVYPYFKGINQYFSQIDSPYNIGVYGTRNVCRLLRKYENATFRIDNLFVSDASYGFSGNLGFTMPELWAFDQFATDITIGEGNGRISIDKVAISRLDKGFNLLSKPTQIGQVYNSLIKIERVARTYLENKGTSATAQNINSLTLQYLRKLGGYGEEYTPTQIADFTATLEKINLKISYVQTEEEKYELLNKFITQYNLKRSSMNTLLWYCTAGPIDGDFCKLVDSELTDLTLNFIDPVTSLNYDFYHMAATAHGIDYMHPLLSFIEEQINLFSGWGGDLTTFAKDVYNGTEGSKDINFLNQFAKSHICNPQYDTLFSLEDYISDIDAVNIGLLLKRDYFSALFQEYFITNAKTNCFKRSTLYIKNNFSGDIKQFYNLCDEINKGDGIYWGFRFVLNGPFLDTIYYDAANEAFKNFVTNEVSNSR
- a CDS encoding spore coat protein CotJB — encoded protein: MTKDQLLTQISAISLIVHDIHLFLDTHPGDAKALKDHKKLSEELQKLVREYEKKYGPLMNFGHQTVDAEGNWIQGPWPWQNK
- a CDS encoding manganese catalase family protein — translated: MWIYEKRLQMPVDIKKRDPKMAQNIFSALGGADGELSASMEYLQQRYTMPTDQSIATLTDIGTEELAHLEMVSALIYQLTDGASIEELKKAGFDPTYSVHGTGIFLADPNGVPWKASYISVTSDPVADLTANMAAEQKARAGYEHLLDIATDEDVRSVLRYLREREIVHFQRFGETLMDVQDHFSTNRYFFMKDED
- a CDS encoding GNAT family N-acetyltransferase, with protein sequence MKRIRRISLDEVWKMRHEVMWPDQSIEYIQLPNDDQGIHLGLFVEDSLVSVISLFIDGDEAQFRKFCTQTNFQNRGYGSELLQYTMDYAKGRGAKAIFCNARVTKCSFYAKFGLIRTENRFVKGGKEYVVMRKTL
- a CDS encoding DEAD/DEAH box helicase, which translates into the protein MTQIKFNDLALSPAILKAIEEIGYVNPSPIQAEAIPVVLSGKDIIGQAQTGTGKTAAFMLPILEKIDHKSRHVQALVLCPTRELAVQVHEESKKFARNMRDVHILSIYGGQSYDPQIRALKKGVQIVVGTPGRVMDHMRRGTLKLDNLKMLVLDEADEMLNMGFKDDIEEILEKTPESRQTVMFSATMAREIMNIAKTYQKSPEIVKVVSEELSNKKIDQYFVEVRRQDRVHAMIRCIDMMGLTSSIVFTNTKREVDELVSKLQEEGYVTEGLHGDLKQAQRDRVMNSFRRKNVNILVATDIAARGIDVSNVEAVFNYDIPLNEENYVHRIGRTGRAGMTGLSITFVFGKDMFRIRRIEEYTKTKMSKMPIPTVEQIQEKRSNHVIEDVISNLEGQDFTKENELIAAILEKGYSLEQVAAGLLRMNIGQSTKDYAPIQEVSANTKSKGMRKNEVRLFVNVGSKQKVKAKDFVGMLTKKSDIPARAIGDIDVYKKFSFINVDKAHANAIIRKLNSKLINGKPVRAEKTAPGASMPKGK
- a CDS encoding SulP family inorganic anion transporter yields the protein MSTRLKPKLLSVMKTYTKEQFVKDAIAGVIVAVIALPLSIALAISSGVSPEQGLYTAIIAGFFISLLGGSRVQIGGPSATFMVVVYGVVASHGVEGLLLTTILAGIILILFGLLRLGSMIKYIPYPITVGFTSGIALTIFSSQIKDFFGMTLENVPTGFIDKWKLYFSSANQIHWMPFIIGLIALIILMIWPRINKKIPASLVSIVVTTVLVALLNLDVPTIGTQYTHLSSTFPRPSFPEVTWNKIEMLISPAFTIAFLCSLESLLSAVVSDGMIGSKHRSNMELVAEGVANIASGVFGGMPATGAIARTVANIKNGGRTPIAGVVHAVTLLFILLFLMPLVKMIPLATLAAVLIMVSYNMSEWRMFKRLLSAPKSDVSVLLVTFFLTVLFDLTLAISVGMVLTSFLFMKRMTDVTNVQGFELHDEEEEGQLLDEELKEVLSDEILIYEVNGPFFFGAADKFLDSIQSLQGPSKVLIIRLRNVPVIDATAVHALELLQDTCRRSNTTLILSEINDKPYQVVKRVGLVREIGREQVCRYFDQAVERAKQLVCR